The sequence caataaaaatataattaatatattattatatttttttaatgtttttcattatataaataaatataaataattttttaacatatataaatataattgtattagatcagtttttaattagattttaagATTGACATCCAATATAACCAAtccaattaaaattaaactttttgtaattagATTAGATTGAATGAATTTAGTTCAATTCGATTAGATATTGGATGTTGTCTACCTCTAAATATAACGATACATTATGCATCATGCATATTGATTTGATGCATTTTACTATAACCTCAATACAAAATTAAAGCATCCGTTTGATACACtattatttaattcaatattatatttagtGGTGATTTATATTAATAGATTACGTAAAATCTACTATCTTTGataaaatactatatttggtATGTTTATCCAAAACTCAGATCAGCTGACTAAGGCCTTTTGGACCACTCGAACCCAGTTCTTGGCCTCAGACTATTTCTAAAACAGACTCtttctaaaaatattataacACGGATAATTTCTTCTTATGTATTAATACGATTCGTTAAAATTTATGAcgataataaataatacaataaaaaattttattcaaatattataatacGATTTATTTAATACATACCACATTTAAATATGATCTACCAAAAAAtgctaaataataatttaaaaaataccaaTAGTATCCttcataatttcttttttttttttgacaaagtgattaaaatcactcatgaatttacgacgcccacgtctgccaccggcgctggaacctcctcgaaccaagatagctcattgtctaaccgcagagcatgctttgccaaccatgggccgctaaaatcttagagcgagccccatgagacaaaactgcccccggaaatttagacaataaagctataacatcttcaaacaacgcTCCTAACTCAATAAAATACTGAAGTTCTACCTgaaaaaaacatcaaaaaaacagcataaaactttaattagaaaactattcaaactgaagagaatcaaccaaccaccaagactaagcaactagatctccctataaaatactagaactagccaaagggattaccctttggctagtaacaactaaattatagcattctacttcaAAACCTTCATAGGATCTCTATTCCTTACTTTTACCCttttaaaatcaaacataaataaaattttacttttaatacccattattccttaaatattcaaaatattatatactaattattttattttatctctaaaaatattacttatttataGACTAAAACATGTCAAAATCTTTAAAAagtcaaattataaattatcatcaATCAATTACAAAACTTCACCGCTAAATAACATCAGCCTATATTTTATTATGACCTTATTAAACTAAATAATAGTAGTGTAATAATAatagttataataataataatagagatTATTTAGGCTTGCTTATTccgttctataaatagaaaccAAAATCATGCAATTATAAACACAGCAGCATACCACAACCACTTGTCATCATCATGAGTACCTCTTCAGTAATCTCTCCTTTTACATCTATGGAGTTTTCCATCTCTCTCCAATTACTcttactttctctctctataatATTCATCTACTTCTACTACAAGCCCACAACCTCCAAAAATATCAACAAAACTGCCACCAAAATCTACACCCTTTTCGGAATCCTACCGGAGCTAATGAAAAATAGCCATAGATTTTTGGAATGGGCCACCGAAAAAATCCTAAGCTCGCCCACCAACACTGTTGTCCTCCGCCTTCCTGGAGGACTTCAGGGTGTCATGACGGCCAACCCTTCTTGTGTGGAGCACATATTGAAGGAAAACTTTGAAAACTACCCGAAAGGGGATGTTTTCAACACCTACTTCTTGGACTTCTTCGGCGGAGGACTGTTTACCTCTGACGGAGAAGTCTGGAAGGTCAACCGAAAGGTTGCCAACCATGCGCTCAATACCAAGtcttatagaaatttcatgaTGGACAATGTAGCTCTCGAGCTCGAAACCAAGTTGGTTCCCCTTTTGGAAACACTTTCCAAAACGGGTGAAGTTTTCGACTTTGAACATGTTTTGGAGAGGTTTGGATTCGATAATGTGTTCAAAGTGGCTTTCGGGTTCGAACTTGGTTGTCTTGAGGGTGAAGGAAGTGTCATGGGTTATGAGTTCTTGAGAGCTTATGAAGATGCCACCAAAATTAGCACTCTCAGgtactattttaaatttatatacagaaattaaaattaattggaaAATTATGACAATTTCttttagatatatatttattttaataaaatattatttaaatttggatGTTAATATAAGAAAATGAGATTTTTATGATGTGTTATAATGAAAGAAATGCTAAAAAATATCAGTGTCTAATACCTTTCTATATATGTCGCTATTGAGTCAAATAAGTATTGAGTCTcatttaatgtaataacttttaaGAAGTATTCTTAGTCATTCACACAGCGACATGTTTAGAGGTATTTAATAACAATACTTTatagtaaaatttaaattttaatcccTATTGatacaattaatattaaattcacatattttataatttaaaaaatatatatttttagaaacCACATTTGTTGCGTTGGAACCTTAAGctgttaaataataataacgtgaagataataagttaataactactaaaaattaatttgtttacAAACTAAATATAgagatattaatatataattttgataattatataGGTGCATGTACCCATCATTTTGGTGGAAAACAAAGAGGTTTCTCAACATCGGCTCAGAAAAACGTCTCAAAAAAGCAACCGTAACACTACAAGGATTCGTTGACAACATAGTCCAAACAAGAATCAAAGAAAGCAAAAAAAGTACCAAACAAAACAAAGATCGAACACCCGATC is a genomic window of Cannabis sativa cultivar Pink pepper isolate KNU-18-1 chromosome 9, ASM2916894v1, whole genome shotgun sequence containing:
- the LOC115722134 gene encoding cytochrome P450 CYP94D108-like, with the translated sequence MSTSSVISPFTSMEFSISLQLLLLSLSIIFIYFYYKPTTSKNINKTATKIYTLFGILPELMKNSHRFLEWATEKILSSPTNTVVLRLPGGLQGVMTANPSCVEHILKENFENYPKGDVFNTYFLDFFGGGLFTSDGEVWKVNRKVANHALNTKSYRNFMMDNVALELETKLVPLLETLSKTGEVFDFEHVLERFGFDNVFKVAFGFELGCLEGEGSVMGYEFLRAYEDATKISTLRCMYPSFWWKTKRFLNIGSEKRLKKATVTLQGFVDNIVQTRIKESKKSTKQNKDRTPDLLDRLMAMHDNEGNYYSAEFHRNMTIGVILAAQDTTVSALTWFFWLLATRPEIQTNILKELESIRARREPENRQKFAYTYEEIRDMQYLHAAISESMRLYPPAPTTSRSCSGDDVFPDGTFVEKGSVVIYNAYAMARMEKLWGENCCEFRPERWLGQDDISGGLVFKPENPYKYPIFNGGPRMCVGIDIGYIQMKYIAASLIERFEISLEDKERVPQISFWFTIGMKGGLPVTIQPRKTTT